A stretch of the Mycobacteroides immunogenum genome encodes the following:
- a CDS encoding ArsR/SmtB family transcription factor: protein MDAFMVIADPTRRRIIDTLRGGSADVTTLIEQLDLSQSLVSKHLGVLRDAGTVRVEVAGKRRVYHLADDPLPAVLAWVTPYHRTWASALDRLTTLLDDNADIHDNKKEDTRD from the coding sequence ATGGACGCCTTCATGGTGATCGCAGACCCGACCCGGCGCCGGATCATCGACACTCTCCGCGGCGGCTCGGCCGATGTCACCACCTTGATCGAACAGCTAGACCTTTCACAGTCGCTGGTGTCCAAGCATCTCGGCGTTCTCCGGGATGCCGGCACTGTTCGCGTAGAGGTCGCCGGTAAGCGCCGCGTCTATCACCTGGCCGATGACCCCCTGCCCGCCGTGCTGGCCTGGGTGACTCCGTATCACCGCACGTGGGCGAGCGCCCTCGACCGCCTGACAACGCTCCTCGATGACAACGCCGACATCCACGACAACAAGAAGGAAGACACTCGTGACTAA